The proteins below come from a single Desulfitobacterium metallireducens DSM 15288 genomic window:
- a CDS encoding aldo/keto reductase, translating to MKYRVVTKIGDKISAIGFGCMRLVTTNLGRIDETKAEEQIRYAIEQGVNYFDTAYFYHNGESERFLGRVFKDRNLREKVNIATKLPSLLVHKREDMDKILAEQLKKMQLDVIDYYLVHAIIDQDQWHRLKTLGILEFLDDAKEKGYIKHVGFSAHCDIQTFKNVVDDYDWDMCQIQYNFLDEYNQAGTEGLKYATEKNLAVVVMEPLRGGNLSKKVPKQVQQLWDTAEVKRSPAEWALKWIWNHKEVTCILSGMNRDEHIRENINVANTTEPNSLTKEEVELVEKVRDKYKELTKVPCTACGYCMPCPSGVNIPECFSKYNDIYMFNKMSARLMYTLILGGNGGKPAKASECTNCGKCEKSCPQHIQIRKELKNVSSEFDDFFGKIFNWVVKKVMRQGEK from the coding sequence ATGAAATATAGAGTGGTGACTAAAATTGGTGATAAGATATCGGCAATCGGATTTGGGTGTATGAGATTAGTAACAACTAATCTTGGTAGAATTGATGAAACTAAAGCAGAAGAGCAGATTAGGTATGCCATCGAACAGGGTGTTAATTATTTTGATACGGCATATTTTTATCATAATGGAGAAAGTGAAAGGTTCCTTGGCAGGGTCTTTAAAGATAGGAATTTAAGAGAAAAAGTTAACATAGCGACTAAACTTCCATCATTGCTCGTTCATAAGAGAGAAGACATGGATAAAATATTGGCAGAACAACTGAAGAAAATGCAGTTGGATGTAATAGACTATTATCTTGTTCATGCTATCATTGACCAAGACCAATGGCATAGATTAAAGACACTCGGTATATTAGAATTTCTTGATGATGCAAAAGAAAAGGGCTATATCAAACATGTTGGATTTTCTGCTCATTGTGATATTCAAACATTTAAAAATGTTGTAGATGATTATGACTGGGATATGTGTCAGATTCAGTACAATTTTCTAGATGAATATAACCAAGCTGGAACCGAAGGTTTAAAATATGCTACAGAAAAGAACCTTGCAGTAGTTGTAATGGAGCCACTTAGAGGTGGCAATCTTTCAAAAAAGGTTCCAAAACAAGTGCAGCAATTATGGGATACGGCGGAAGTAAAGAGAAGTCCAGCAGAATGGGCTTTAAAATGGATATGGAACCATAAGGAAGTTACATGTATTTTATCAGGAATGAATAGAGACGAGCATATTAGGGAGAACATCAATGTCGCAAATACTACTGAACCGAACAGTCTCACCAAAGAGGAAGTTGAATTGGTTGAAAAAGTAAGGGATAAGTATAAAGAGCTAACGAAAGTTCCATGTACCGCATGTGGATACTGTATGCCATGTCCGTCAGGCGTAAATATTCCAGAGTGTTTCAGTAAATATAATGATATATATATGTTTAATAAAATGAGTGCTAGGTTAATGTATACATTAATATTAGGGGGTAATGGTGGTAAGCCAGCAAAGGCATCTGAATGTACTAATTGTGGTAAATGTGAGAAGAGTTGTCCTCAGCATATACAAATCAGGAAAGAACTTAAGAATGTTTCCTCTGAATTCGATGATTTCTTCGGAAAGATATTTAATTGGGTAGTAAAAAAGGTCATGAGGCAAGGTGAGAAATAA
- a CDS encoding RrF2 family transcriptional regulator → MQFSIGVEYALHCLLYMVDMPSGKSIGIKDLATYQGVSESYLSKVYTKLRKSGIVKSISGVSGGYALARNPENITFWDIVEAVEGSSPLFQCKEIRQNELLLDKDNLPDTHTKCPCLIKVVMLEAEDQMRQYLQNKTLGWLHEQVKNKIPEEHSKKTIEWFNDIKSRQV, encoded by the coding sequence TTGCAGTTTTCTATCGGTGTTGAGTACGCATTGCATTGTTTATTATATATGGTAGATATGCCGTCAGGAAAATCTATCGGAATTAAGGATTTAGCCACATATCAAGGAGTGTCAGAAAGTTATCTATCAAAAGTATATACAAAATTAAGAAAATCAGGCATTGTCAAGTCAATTTCAGGAGTAAGTGGAGGATATGCGTTAGCTCGTAATCCTGAAAACATTACATTTTGGGATATAGTTGAAGCAGTAGAGGGTAGTTCCCCATTGTTTCAATGCAAGGAAATTAGGCAAAATGAGCTCTTATTAGATAAGGATAATTTACCTGATACACACACAAAATGTCCTTGTTTGATAAAAGTTGTAATGCTAGAAGCAGAAGACCAGATGAGACAGTACCTACAGAATAAGACTTTAGGATGGTTACATGAGCAAGTAAAGAATAAGATTCCTGAGGAACATTCAAAAAAGACGATTGAATGGTTTAACGATATTAAGTCAAGGCAAGTTTAA
- a CDS encoding pyridoxamine 5'-phosphate oxidase family protein has protein sequence MLTEKFHDVLKHEGVVTVVSWGDSPEPHVANTWNTYLVVTDDERILIPAYGFRKTEKNVNANNKIKMTLGSKEVLGYKDYQGTGFVVEGTAKYLESGLEYDMMKEKFSFLSRVLEITVTSAKQGI, from the coding sequence ATGCTTACGGAAAAATTTCATGATGTATTAAAGCATGAAGGCGTAGTTACCGTCGTATCATGGGGAGATTCACCTGAACCACACGTTGCTAACACCTGGAATACGTATTTAGTCGTTACTGATGACGAAAGGATATTAATTCCAGCGTATGGATTCCGCAAAACAGAAAAAAATGTAAATGCCAATAATAAGATTAAGATGACTTTAGGTAGCAAAGAAGTATTAGGCTACAAAGATTATCAAGGAACAGGCTTTGTTGTAGAAGGAACTGCTAAATATCTGGAATCTGGTCTAGAGTATGATATGATGAAAGAAAAATTCTCATTTTTAAGCAGAGTATTAGAGATTACCGTTACATCTGCAAAACAAGGCATTTAA
- a CDS encoding IS110 family transposase — protein sequence MNFTQNEKLNQLSESSIVIGVDIASELHYARAFDWRGVELGKVFKFANTAEGFKDCYAWIERLKRQTHKDSIIVGAEPTGHYWFNLASYFKEQSIKLVLVNPFHVKRSKELDDNHPSKTDAKDPKTIAKLVIEGRFNEPYIPEGIYAELRIATACRMRIQKDMNSIKNRIQRWLKIYFPEHETVFAKFDATSSMLVLQEAPLPSDIEKLGAEGINQIWRDNKLRAVGMKRAKSLYEAAQKSIGCTEGEFCSRMEIKLLLQDYHNKTAQYQAITEVIDGLCSQIPEVAKLLEIKGVGLVSVAGFISEVGDIRRFNSPKQIQKLAGLALRESSSGKHKGQTTISKRGRARLRAILFQAVMPLVSNNTEFAEIHKYYTTRNKNPLKKKQSLIALSCKLIRVFYAILTKGIDYDPQKLIKDIHRPVEYLAA from the coding sequence ATGAATTTTACACAAAACGAGAAACTAAATCAACTTTCAGAAAGTAGTATTGTCATTGGAGTGGACATCGCAAGCGAACTTCATTATGCCAGAGCTTTCGACTGGCGAGGAGTAGAGCTAGGGAAAGTATTCAAGTTTGCAAACACTGCAGAAGGATTCAAAGACTGCTACGCATGGATTGAACGGCTAAAAAGGCAGACACATAAGGACTCCATAATAGTAGGCGCAGAGCCAACCGGCCATTACTGGTTCAATCTAGCATCATATTTTAAAGAGCAAAGCATTAAGCTAGTCCTGGTCAATCCATTTCACGTAAAACGTAGTAAAGAACTGGATGACAATCATCCGAGCAAAACGGATGCCAAGGATCCTAAAACAATCGCTAAGCTGGTGATCGAGGGCAGATTCAATGAGCCTTACATTCCGGAAGGGATCTATGCGGAATTGCGAATAGCTACGGCTTGCAGAATGCGCATACAAAAGGATATGAATAGCATAAAAAATCGCATCCAGCGGTGGCTAAAAATATACTTTCCCGAGCATGAAACGGTGTTTGCTAAATTTGATGCCACAAGTAGCATGCTGGTGCTGCAAGAAGCCCCTCTACCCAGCGATATTGAAAAACTTGGAGCAGAAGGAATAAACCAAATTTGGAGGGACAACAAACTGAGGGCAGTGGGTATGAAAAGGGCTAAGAGCCTGTATGAAGCTGCTCAAAAGAGCATTGGTTGCACCGAAGGAGAGTTTTGTTCCCGAATGGAAATCAAGCTATTACTCCAAGACTATCATAATAAAACAGCACAATATCAAGCGATCACAGAGGTCATTGATGGTTTGTGCAGTCAAATACCAGAAGTAGCAAAGCTACTTGAAATTAAAGGTGTGGGACTGGTTTCAGTAGCTGGTTTTATCTCTGAGGTTGGAGACATTAGACGCTTTAATTCTCCGAAGCAGATTCAAAAACTTGCCGGATTGGCCTTGCGAGAAAGCAGCTCAGGCAAGCACAAAGGACAGACCACGATCAGCAAACGGGGGCGAGCGCGACTGAGGGCAATTCTATTTCAAGCGGTGATGCCACTAGTCTCTAACAACACAGAGTTTGCAGAGATACATAAGTATTACACGACAAGAAACAAGAATCCTCTCAAAAAGAAACAATCGCTAATCGCCTTAAGCTGTAAACTGATTCGGGTATTCTATGCAATATTAACGAAAGGCATAGACTACGACCCGCAAAAGCTAATTAAAGACATCCATCGTCCCGTTGAGTATTTAGCAGCGTAA